From the Ictalurus furcatus strain D&B chromosome 19, Billie_1.0, whole genome shotgun sequence genome, one window contains:
- the LOC128622952 gene encoding coiled-coil domain-containing protein 136 isoform X3 yields MESWELKDDLCELKAELPGLGGGLTDKERESLDDNEEKEEKEVEVGNGEKGLEEEKEVKEEKARDGEREEKRGVEEEDELEELRAQVVQLLLELEEAREVSQRHEESYTELQGLLEDERLASANQAESFTRQIQRLQAQLRSVQEELDSLEEEKASELWEAQEELRVAQEEVQELQQAAEEAAAERENDIALLQEELCRLRAELERLHNTTQEYELELTTLHAEISMKRQRREEQEQTGTEGEVGQLKDKCLSLMDECQTLRNDNQHLAEKLQLLEQQRAREEQDGKKVDEEQAAKAEVYMNILQTEQMTHQVNSCLQKNSSENKAVNPEKRIEELSEVITLQDQLKQAEERACKVQRECEGLKGELLELQGLYESSQKERAELEAELQRCRAELDRLAGRKAQNSCPPSESPVLSIPFIGMVVIMALIWCCWTELLS; encoded by the exons ATGGAGAGCTGGGAGTTGAAAG atgATCTGTGCGAGCTGAAGGCCGAGCTCCCGGGTTTGGGTGGTGGACTGACGGATAAAGAGCGTGAATCCCTGGACGACAatgaagagaaggaggagaaggaggtggaAGTGGGGAACGGAGAGAAAGgcctggaggaggagaaggaggtgaaggaggagaaagctagagatggagaaagagaggagaagcgaggagtggaggaggaggatgagctGGAGGAGCTGAGAGCGCAGGTGGTTCAGCTGCTGTTGGAGCTAGAAGAGGCCAGGGAGGTATCCCAGAGGCATGAGGAGAGCTACACTGAGCTgcagg GCCTTTTGGAGGACGAGCGCTTAGCCAGTGCCAATCAGGCCGAGAGCTTCACGAGACAGATCCAAAGGCTTCAAG CCCAGCTGCGCTCTGTGCAGGAGGAGTTGGACAGCCTGGAGGAGGAAAAGGCCAGCGAGCTGTGGGAGGCCCAGGAGGAGCTGCGTGTGGCACAGGAGGAGGTGCAGGAGCTGCAGCAGGCAGCTGAGGAGGCGGCAGCTGAGCGGGAGAATGACATCGCTCTCCTGCAGGAGGAGCTGTGCAGGCTGCGGGCAGAGCTGGAGAGACTTCACAACACTACGCAGGAGTATGAGTTAGAGCTGACTACACTGCACGCTGAGATCAGCATGAAGAGACAACGCAGGGAGGAGCAGGAACAAACAGGCACAGAGG GAGAGGTTGGTCAGCTGAAGGATAAATGTCTCTCCTTGATGGATGAGTGTCAGACTTTGAGAAACGACAACCAGCACCTTGCTGAGAAACTGCAGCTGCTGGAACAGCAGAGAGCCAG AGAAGAGCAGGACGGTAAGAAAGTGGACGAGGAGCAGGCAGCGAAGGCCGAAGTCTACATGAACATATTACAGACGGAACAGATGACTCATCAGGTGAACTCGTGTCTCCAGAAGAACTCGAGCGAGAACAAAGCTGTGAATCCTGAGAAGAGGATTGAGGAGCTTTCTGAGGTAATCACTCTACAAGACCAGCTAAAACAGGCTGAGGAGAGAGCATGCAAGGTCCAGAGAGAG TGTGAGGGGTTAAAAGGAGAACTTCTCGAGCTGCAAGGACTTTATGAGAGCAGTCAGAAGGAAAGGGCTGAGCTAGAGGCGGAGCTACAGCGCTGTAGGGCGGAGCTTGATAGGCTGGCAGGAAGGAAGGCCCAG AACTCCTGTCCTCCATCTGAGTCCCCTGTTCTCTCCATACCCTTCATAGGAATGGTTGTAATAATGGCGCTGATATGGTGCTGCTGGACGGAGCTCTTGTCCTAA
- the LOC128622952 gene encoding coiled-coil domain-containing protein 136 isoform X1 produces MDCGLRLPPVIEEVMDVADDLCELKAELPGLGGGLTDKERESLDDNEEKEEKEVEVGNGEKGLEEEKEVKEEKARDGEREEKRGVEEEDELEELRAQVVQLLLELEEAREVSQRHEESYTELQGLLEDERLASANQAESFTRQIQRLQAQLRSVQEELDSLEEEKASELWEAQEELRVAQEEVQELQQAAEEAAAERENDIALLQEELCRLRAELERLHNTTQEYELELTTLHAEISMKRQRREEQEQTGTEGEVGQLKDKCLSLMDECQTLRNDNQHLAEKLQLLEQQRAREEQDGKKVDEEQAAKAEVYMNILQTEQMTHQVNSCLQKNSSENKAVNPEKRIEELSEVITLQDQLKQAEERACKVQRECEGLKGELLELQGLYESSQKERAELEAELQRCRAELDRLAGRKAQNSCPPSESPVLSIPFIGMVVIMALIWCCWTELLS; encoded by the exons atgATCTGTGCGAGCTGAAGGCCGAGCTCCCGGGTTTGGGTGGTGGACTGACGGATAAAGAGCGTGAATCCCTGGACGACAatgaagagaaggaggagaaggaggtggaAGTGGGGAACGGAGAGAAAGgcctggaggaggagaaggaggtgaaggaggagaaagctagagatggagaaagagaggagaagcgaggagtggaggaggaggatgagctGGAGGAGCTGAGAGCGCAGGTGGTTCAGCTGCTGTTGGAGCTAGAAGAGGCCAGGGAGGTATCCCAGAGGCATGAGGAGAGCTACACTGAGCTgcagg GCCTTTTGGAGGACGAGCGCTTAGCCAGTGCCAATCAGGCCGAGAGCTTCACGAGACAGATCCAAAGGCTTCAAG CCCAGCTGCGCTCTGTGCAGGAGGAGTTGGACAGCCTGGAGGAGGAAAAGGCCAGCGAGCTGTGGGAGGCCCAGGAGGAGCTGCGTGTGGCACAGGAGGAGGTGCAGGAGCTGCAGCAGGCAGCTGAGGAGGCGGCAGCTGAGCGGGAGAATGACATCGCTCTCCTGCAGGAGGAGCTGTGCAGGCTGCGGGCAGAGCTGGAGAGACTTCACAACACTACGCAGGAGTATGAGTTAGAGCTGACTACACTGCACGCTGAGATCAGCATGAAGAGACAACGCAGGGAGGAGCAGGAACAAACAGGCACAGAGG GAGAGGTTGGTCAGCTGAAGGATAAATGTCTCTCCTTGATGGATGAGTGTCAGACTTTGAGAAACGACAACCAGCACCTTGCTGAGAAACTGCAGCTGCTGGAACAGCAGAGAGCCAG AGAAGAGCAGGACGGTAAGAAAGTGGACGAGGAGCAGGCAGCGAAGGCCGAAGTCTACATGAACATATTACAGACGGAACAGATGACTCATCAGGTGAACTCGTGTCTCCAGAAGAACTCGAGCGAGAACAAAGCTGTGAATCCTGAGAAGAGGATTGAGGAGCTTTCTGAGGTAATCACTCTACAAGACCAGCTAAAACAGGCTGAGGAGAGAGCATGCAAGGTCCAGAGAGAG TGTGAGGGGTTAAAAGGAGAACTTCTCGAGCTGCAAGGACTTTATGAGAGCAGTCAGAAGGAAAGGGCTGAGCTAGAGGCGGAGCTACAGCGCTGTAGGGCGGAGCTTGATAGGCTGGCAGGAAGGAAGGCCCAG AACTCCTGTCCTCCATCTGAGTCCCCTGTTCTCTCCATACCCTTCATAGGAATGGTTGTAATAATGGCGCTGATATGGTGCTGCTGGACGGAGCTCTTGTCCTAA
- the LOC128622952 gene encoding coiled-coil domain-containing protein 136 isoform X2, producing the protein MQREGRYIHWADDLCELKAELPGLGGGLTDKERESLDDNEEKEEKEVEVGNGEKGLEEEKEVKEEKARDGEREEKRGVEEEDELEELRAQVVQLLLELEEAREVSQRHEESYTELQGLLEDERLASANQAESFTRQIQRLQAQLRSVQEELDSLEEEKASELWEAQEELRVAQEEVQELQQAAEEAAAERENDIALLQEELCRLRAELERLHNTTQEYELELTTLHAEISMKRQRREEQEQTGTEGEVGQLKDKCLSLMDECQTLRNDNQHLAEKLQLLEQQRAREEQDGKKVDEEQAAKAEVYMNILQTEQMTHQVNSCLQKNSSENKAVNPEKRIEELSEVITLQDQLKQAEERACKVQRECEGLKGELLELQGLYESSQKERAELEAELQRCRAELDRLAGRKAQNSCPPSESPVLSIPFIGMVVIMALIWCCWTELLS; encoded by the exons atgATCTGTGCGAGCTGAAGGCCGAGCTCCCGGGTTTGGGTGGTGGACTGACGGATAAAGAGCGTGAATCCCTGGACGACAatgaagagaaggaggagaaggaggtggaAGTGGGGAACGGAGAGAAAGgcctggaggaggagaaggaggtgaaggaggagaaagctagagatggagaaagagaggagaagcgaggagtggaggaggaggatgagctGGAGGAGCTGAGAGCGCAGGTGGTTCAGCTGCTGTTGGAGCTAGAAGAGGCCAGGGAGGTATCCCAGAGGCATGAGGAGAGCTACACTGAGCTgcagg GCCTTTTGGAGGACGAGCGCTTAGCCAGTGCCAATCAGGCCGAGAGCTTCACGAGACAGATCCAAAGGCTTCAAG CCCAGCTGCGCTCTGTGCAGGAGGAGTTGGACAGCCTGGAGGAGGAAAAGGCCAGCGAGCTGTGGGAGGCCCAGGAGGAGCTGCGTGTGGCACAGGAGGAGGTGCAGGAGCTGCAGCAGGCAGCTGAGGAGGCGGCAGCTGAGCGGGAGAATGACATCGCTCTCCTGCAGGAGGAGCTGTGCAGGCTGCGGGCAGAGCTGGAGAGACTTCACAACACTACGCAGGAGTATGAGTTAGAGCTGACTACACTGCACGCTGAGATCAGCATGAAGAGACAACGCAGGGAGGAGCAGGAACAAACAGGCACAGAGG GAGAGGTTGGTCAGCTGAAGGATAAATGTCTCTCCTTGATGGATGAGTGTCAGACTTTGAGAAACGACAACCAGCACCTTGCTGAGAAACTGCAGCTGCTGGAACAGCAGAGAGCCAG AGAAGAGCAGGACGGTAAGAAAGTGGACGAGGAGCAGGCAGCGAAGGCCGAAGTCTACATGAACATATTACAGACGGAACAGATGACTCATCAGGTGAACTCGTGTCTCCAGAAGAACTCGAGCGAGAACAAAGCTGTGAATCCTGAGAAGAGGATTGAGGAGCTTTCTGAGGTAATCACTCTACAAGACCAGCTAAAACAGGCTGAGGAGAGAGCATGCAAGGTCCAGAGAGAG TGTGAGGGGTTAAAAGGAGAACTTCTCGAGCTGCAAGGACTTTATGAGAGCAGTCAGAAGGAAAGGGCTGAGCTAGAGGCGGAGCTACAGCGCTGTAGGGCGGAGCTTGATAGGCTGGCAGGAAGGAAGGCCCAG AACTCCTGTCCTCCATCTGAGTCCCCTGTTCTCTCCATACCCTTCATAGGAATGGTTGTAATAATGGCGCTGATATGGTGCTGCTGGACGGAGCTCTTGTCCTAA